The following proteins come from a genomic window of Fontisubflavum oceani:
- a CDS encoding Mth938-like domain-containing protein: MQLHEVQYDDRKPIDGYGPGFFRVGGERIDGGALLLPSGVAPWAGYEAAGPLIAAADEIDVLLIGTGAEIAHIPENLRAALEAAGIGVEVMASPSACRTYNVLLAEGRRIGAALLPISEAK; the protein is encoded by the coding sequence ATGCAGCTACATGAAGTGCAATATGACGACCGCAAGCCGATCGACGGCTATGGGCCGGGATTTTTCCGGGTCGGTGGCGAACGGATTGACGGAGGGGCGCTGTTGTTGCCCTCGGGGGTTGCGCCTTGGGCTGGGTATGAAGCGGCAGGGCCTCTGATTGCGGCGGCGGACGAGATAGATGTTTTGCTGATCGGGACGGGCGCAGAGATTGCGCATATCCCAGAGAATTTGCGGGCGGCACTAGAGGCTGCTGGCATTGGGGTGGAGGTGATGGCGTCACCCTCGGCCTGCCGGACCTACAATGTGCTTCTGGCCGAAGGGCGGCGGATTGGCGCGGCGCTTTTGCCGATTTCCGAGGCAAAATAG
- a CDS encoding DUF1194 domain-containing protein, with protein MIRAGLIALGLSLATPLPLHAQAEEQCRLALLLGMDVSASVDEAEYSLQINGLISALLSPEVQNGFLNGPGPVAFAVYEWSGRFQQDMLVNWTMIRTQEDLVNVTEQIARATRQHADFPTALGYAIGFAAERFAEAPPCLFQTLDISGDGQNNDGFPPEAAYEHFALNGVTVNGLAIGGASREIELYYESEVIRGPGAFVEHALNHDHFEEVMRRKLERELRVMILGSLEPEPSPASSARNLNPAENR; from the coding sequence GTGATCCGCGCTGGCCTCATCGCCCTGGGCCTCTCGCTGGCCACGCCTCTGCCACTTCATGCCCAAGCCGAGGAGCAATGCCGCTTGGCCTTGCTCCTCGGTATGGATGTCTCGGCCTCCGTCGATGAGGCGGAATATTCCTTGCAAATCAACGGGCTGATCTCCGCGCTCCTGTCTCCCGAAGTGCAGAACGGATTTCTAAACGGCCCCGGCCCCGTCGCCTTCGCCGTCTATGAATGGAGCGGACGGTTTCAGCAGGACATGCTGGTCAACTGGACGATGATCCGGACCCAAGAGGACCTCGTTAACGTCACCGAACAGATCGCGCGGGCCACACGGCAACATGCCGACTTTCCCACCGCGCTTGGCTATGCCATCGGCTTTGCCGCCGAACGCTTCGCTGAGGCCCCGCCGTGCCTGTTCCAGACGCTCGACATCTCAGGCGACGGACAAAACAATGACGGCTTCCCGCCCGAAGCCGCCTATGAGCATTTCGCGCTGAACGGGGTCACCGTGAACGGGCTGGCCATCGGCGGGGCCAGTCGCGAGATCGAGCTTTACTATGAAAGCGAAGTGATCCGCGGCCCGGGCGCCTTTGTCGAACACGCGCTCAACCACGACCATTTCGAAGAGGTCATGCGCCGCAAGCTGGAACGCGAGCTGCGGGTGATGATCCTGGGATCGCTAGAGCCAGAACCGTCCCCCGCTAGTTCCGCCAGGAACCTGAATCCGGCTGAAAATAGATAG
- a CDS encoding VOC family protein → MGLKYLHTMVRVKDLEATMAFFQLLGLHETRRWENEGGRFTLVFMAPPGQDECPVELTYNWDGDEGLPSDSRHFGHLAYEVDNIYETCQHLMEAGVTINRPPRDGHMAFVRSPDNISVELLQSGERLAPAEPWASMENTGHW, encoded by the coding sequence ATGGGATTGAAATATCTTCACACCATGGTCCGGGTGAAGGATCTGGAGGCCACGATGGCCTTCTTCCAACTTCTCGGCCTGCATGAGACCCGCCGTTGGGAAAACGAAGGCGGCCGCTTCACCCTGGTTTTCATGGCGCCTCCGGGACAAGACGAGTGCCCGGTCGAACTGACCTATAACTGGGATGGCGACGAGGGGCTGCCCTCCGACAGCCGCCATTTCGGGCATCTGGCCTATGAGGTCGACAATATCTACGAGACCTGCCAGCACCTGATGGAGGCCGGCGTCACCATCAACCGCCCGCCACGCGACGGGCATATGGCCTTCGTGCGTTCGCCCGACAACATCTCCGTTGAGCTTCTGCAATCTGGCGAGCGGCTGGCCCCGGCCGAACCCTGGGCCTCGATGGAAAACACCGGTCACTGGTGA
- a CDS encoding DUF817 domain-containing protein: MTDRGVVFLERRMGDWARARLNPHLAEFIMFVLKQGWAALFGILFLIAIIATRFLWSPDWALSRYDALFLFALSTQILFLWLRLESIAEAKVIALFHLTGTVMEVFKLHMGSWDYPDTGVMEIGGVPLFSGFMYACVGSYMARVIRIFHMQFAPYPPFALTLLLAAAIYGNFFTHHFLPDIRAGLFLATVLLFWRTRVWFYAGSAPRWMPLPLAAFLSAIFIWIAENVGTFTQTWSYAGQGALDLVSLGKLGSWYLLLYVSFVTVTLILRDALHIRPVAPTPREIY; encoded by the coding sequence ATGACGGATCGGGGCGTCGTTTTTCTGGAACGCCGCATGGGCGATTGGGCCCGCGCGCGGCTCAACCCGCATCTCGCCGAGTTCATCATGTTCGTGCTGAAACAGGGCTGGGCGGCGCTTTTCGGCATCCTGTTTCTGATCGCAATCATCGCCACGCGCTTCCTCTGGTCGCCCGATTGGGCGCTCAGCCGCTATGACGCGCTATTCCTGTTCGCGCTTTCCACCCAGATCCTGTTCCTTTGGCTCCGGCTCGAAAGCATCGCCGAGGCCAAGGTCATCGCGCTCTTCCACCTGACCGGCACTGTGATGGAAGTATTCAAGCTGCATATGGGGTCTTGGGATTACCCCGATACCGGGGTTATGGAGATCGGCGGCGTGCCGCTTTTCTCGGGCTTCATGTATGCCTGCGTCGGCAGCTACATGGCCCGCGTCATCCGCATCTTTCATATGCAGTTCGCGCCTTACCCGCCCTTTGCGCTGACCCTCCTGCTGGCCGCCGCGATCTATGGCAATTTCTTCACGCATCATTTCCTGCCCGATATCCGCGCCGGGCTGTTCCTGGCCACGGTGCTGCTCTTCTGGCGGACGCGGGTCTGGTTCTATGCGGGCAGCGCACCCCGCTGGATGCCGCTGCCGCTGGCGGCGTTCCTGTCGGCCATCTTCATCTGGATCGCCGAGAATGTCGGCACCTTCACGCAAACCTGGTCTTACGCGGGCCAAGGCGCGCTGGATCTGGTCTCGCTCGGCAAGCTCGGCTCCTGGTATCTGCTGCTCTATGTGAGCTTCGTGACGGTCACGCTGATCTTGCGCGACGCGCTGCACATCCGCCCCGTCGCGCCCACCCCACGGGAAATTTACTGA
- the thyX gene encoding FAD-dependent thymidylate synthase yields the protein MPLSPEQLAEIEESRQNPQPTLRAVAPGMEQHLYKAQPVLDHGFVRVIDYMGDDAAIVQAARVSYGAGTKKARDDSGLIRYLMRHWHSTPFEMCEIKLHVKLPVFVARQWIRHRTANVNEYSARYSILDREFYIPAPEHLAAQSVVNNQGRGEVLQGEEAARVLEVLKADSARAYDHYEEMLSQEGQAGLARELARMNLPANVYTQWYWKVDLHNLFHFLRLRADAHAQYEIRVYADAICEMVKNWVPAAYGAFEDYRMGGVQLSGKGVDCLRRMLSGEKVTQENSGMSKGEWREFEGVFAGPA from the coding sequence ATGCCGCTGAGCCCTGAGCAACTGGCCGAGATTGAAGAGAGCCGTCAGAATCCGCAACCCACCTTGCGCGCTGTCGCGCCGGGGATGGAGCAGCATCTCTATAAAGCGCAGCCGGTTTTGGACCACGGCTTTGTGCGGGTCATCGACTATATGGGCGACGACGCGGCGATCGTGCAGGCGGCCCGGGTGAGCTATGGCGCGGGGACCAAAAAAGCCCGCGATGACAGTGGCTTGATCCGCTATCTGATGCGACACTGGCACTCGACCCCGTTTGAGATGTGCGAGATCAAACTGCATGTGAAACTGCCGGTTTTCGTGGCGCGGCAATGGATTAGGCACCGGACGGCGAATGTGAATGAATACTCGGCGCGCTATTCGATCCTCGACCGGGAGTTCTATATCCCCGCGCCGGAACATCTGGCGGCGCAATCGGTGGTGAACAACCAGGGGCGCGGCGAGGTCTTGCAAGGCGAAGAGGCGGCGCGGGTTTTGGAGGTGCTGAAGGCCGACAGCGCGCGGGCCTATGACCATTACGAAGAGATGCTGAGCCAAGAGGGGCAGGCGGGGTTGGCCCGCGAATTGGCGCGGATGAACTTGCCTGCGAATGTCTATACGCAATGGTATTGGAAGGTGGATTTGCACAACCTGTTCCATTTCCTGCGGCTGCGCGCGGATGCCCATGCGCAATATGAAATCCGGGTCTATGCGGATGCGATTTGTGAGATGGTCAAGAATTGGGTCCCAGCGGCCTATGGCGCCTTTGAGGATTACCGCATGGGCGGGGTGCAGTTGAGTGGCAAGGGGGTTGATTGTCTTCGGCGGATGCTTTCAGGTGAAAAGGTCACGCAGGAGAACTCGGGGATGAGCAAAGGCGAGTGGCGGGAGTTTGAAGGGGTTTTTGCCGGTCCCGCTTGA
- a CDS encoding DUF2177 family protein, whose protein sequence is MSLLILFLATSVIFLVADAIMLPTVIQPIFARHLGDGLAEGIRWLPAILFYLIFMFGILWFAGWPALRDGTPHMALINGAILGLVAYGTYELTSWAVMRDWHPQMVVLDMAWGTVLTAGAAWGGVMITRALT, encoded by the coding sequence ATGTCCCTTCTGATCCTGTTTCTCGCCACCTCGGTCATCTTCCTCGTCGCCGATGCGATCATGCTGCCGACGGTGATCCAGCCGATCTTTGCGCGGCATCTGGGCGATGGGCTGGCCGAGGGGATCCGGTGGCTGCCGGCGATCCTGTTTTACCTGATTTTCATGTTTGGTATTCTATGGTTCGCGGGCTGGCCGGCTTTGCGGGACGGCACCCCGCATATGGCGCTGATCAATGGTGCGATCTTGGGGTTGGTGGCCTATGGCACCTATGAATTGACCTCTTGGGCCGTCATGCGGGACTGGCATCCGCAGATGGTCGTGCTCGACATGGCCTGGGGCACGGTCTTGACCGCAGGCGCGGCCTGGGGCGGGGTGATGATCACCCGGGCGCTCACCTGA
- a CDS encoding cold-shock protein, with amino-acid sequence MPTGTVKWFNTTKGYGFIAPDDGGNDVFVHISAVERAGLTGLADNEKIGYELREGRDGRASAVELQKL; translated from the coding sequence ATGCCCACTGGCACTGTAAAATGGTTCAACACCACCAAAGGTTATGGTTTCATTGCCCCCGATGATGGCGGCAATGATGTGTTTGTACATATCTCAGCGGTCGAACGCGCCGGTCTTACCGGCTTGGCCGACAACGAAAAAATTGGCTACGAACTCCGCGAAGGCCGTGATGGCCGCGCCTCGGCGGTGGAGTTGCAGAAGCTCTGA
- a CDS encoding arsenate reductase family protein yields MIVFGLKNCDTCRKAVKELKAAGHDAVLRDVRAAPLDAAELARFLDAFGDDLVNRRSTTWRGLSEEERAATPEALLTAHAALMKRPVIEAAGGFISAGAPRLNRRSFSAAAQDRIE; encoded by the coding sequence ATGATCGTTTTCGGGCTAAAAAACTGCGACACATGCCGAAAGGCGGTGAAGGAATTGAAGGCTGCCGGGCATGATGCGGTTTTGCGTGATGTACGGGCCGCGCCATTGGATGCAGCGGAGTTGGCCCGGTTTCTAGACGCTTTTGGCGATGATTTGGTGAATCGCCGCTCGACCACGTGGCGTGGGTTGTCGGAAGAGGAGCGGGCCGCAACGCCAGAAGCGTTGCTGACGGCCCATGCGGCGCTGATGAAGCGCCCGGTGATCGAGGCGGCGGGGGGCTTTATCTCGGCTGGGGCGCCGAGGTTAAACAGGCGCTCCTTTAGCGCGGCCGCGCAGGATCGCATCGAGTGA
- a CDS encoding DoxX family membrane protein → MTALISLHNRIFDALEGLAPFLIPTLARLVFAGTLLIYYWNSGLTKLGDGFFGFLNVGFGAYGQILPRMFEAAGYDASQLGLFAKLLVLGATWGEFILPLLLLIGLATRLAALGMIGFVFAQSWVDIFGHSISAADRGSWFDAASGSLIMDQRAFWVFLLIVIVLRGAGPLSLDAILRGRAKGAPV, encoded by the coding sequence ATGACTGCCTTGATTTCCCTGCACAATCGCATCTTCGACGCCCTTGAGGGCCTGGCGCCGTTTCTCATCCCCACCCTGGCGCGGCTGGTCTTCGCGGGCACGCTGCTGATCTATTACTGGAATTCCGGCCTGACCAAGTTGGGCGACGGGTTTTTCGGCTTTCTCAATGTCGGTTTCGGCGCCTATGGCCAAATCCTGCCGCGCATGTTCGAGGCCGCGGGCTATGACGCGAGCCAATTGGGGCTTTTCGCCAAATTGCTGGTCTTGGGTGCGACTTGGGGCGAGTTCATCCTCCCGCTTCTGCTACTGATTGGCCTGGCTACACGGCTCGCCGCCCTCGGCATGATCGGGTTTGTCTTCGCACAAAGCTGGGTCGACATTTTCGGCCATAGCATCTCCGCCGCCGACCGGGGCAGCTGGTTCGACGCCGCCTCCGGCAGCCTGATTATGGATCAACGCGCGTTCTGGGTGTTTCTCTTGATCGTTATCGTCCTGCGCGGCGCAGGGCCGCTCTCACTCGATGCGATCCTGCGCGGCCGCGCTAAAGGAGCGCCTGTTTAA
- a CDS encoding HvfC/BufC N-terminal domain-containing protein, whose product MAGQTQFAEAIMDAGRPAPEGLGDAHGGPAGKRFDVYRNNVAVSLTQALETGFPVLRKLVGDDFFKAMAGVFLRAHPPEHPRLQLYGQRLPGFLASFEPVAHLPYLPDIAKLELGLRQSYHAADVTPLSMEGLDPNEVLALKPRVAPATLVVQSRYPIYAIWRANSDPDAPKPTGGGQDVIITRPGFDPVPHLLPIGGVAFARLLKGRMSVAEAMAATQAAEPKANISALLSLFVSTGALTLDRKDP is encoded by the coding sequence ATGGCTGGCCAAACCCAATTCGCCGAAGCCATCATGGATGCAGGCCGGCCAGCCCCGGAGGGGCTCGGCGATGCCCATGGCGGCCCCGCAGGCAAACGTTTTGACGTTTATCGCAACAATGTCGCTGTCTCACTGACCCAGGCGCTGGAAACCGGCTTCCCCGTTCTCCGGAAACTCGTGGGCGACGACTTCTTCAAAGCCATGGCGGGCGTCTTCCTGCGCGCACACCCGCCCGAACACCCGCGCCTGCAACTCTATGGCCAACGGCTCCCGGGCTTTCTGGCCAGCTTTGAGCCGGTCGCGCATCTGCCCTATCTGCCGGATATCGCCAAGCTGGAACTGGGCCTCCGGCAATCCTATCACGCCGCCGATGTGACCCCACTCTCGATGGAAGGCCTCGATCCGAATGAGGTTCTGGCGCTGAAACCCCGCGTCGCGCCTGCGACACTGGTCGTCCAATCCCGCTATCCGATCTACGCAATCTGGCGCGCCAATAGCGACCCGGACGCTCCCAAACCCACCGGCGGTGGCCAAGACGTGATCATCACCCGGCCCGGGTTTGACCCGGTGCCGCATCTTTTGCCCATCGGCGGTGTTGCTTTCGCCCGGCTTCTAAAAGGCCGGATGAGCGTTGCCGAGGCCATGGCCGCGACCCAGGCCGCCGAACCCAAAGCCAATATCTCCGCGCTTCTGTCGCTCTTTGTCAGCACCGGCGCCCTGACCCTTGATCGGAAAGACCCATGA
- the bufB gene encoding MNIO family bufferin maturase, translating into MLDMAQNTRLPLTAGIGYKAQHYADLIADPGPVTWLEIHAENYMGDGGRPLAQLRALAERFPISVHGVGLSIGGEAPLDTDHLARLKHLCTWLNPASFSEHLAWSTHDMGFLNDLLPLPYTQATLARVAAHINQVQDTIGRQMLLENPSTYLDFDETEMEEVEFLSEIAKRTGCGLLLDVNNVFVSANNQGWDAHSYIDAFPLNHVGEIHLGGHDEDEDDQGRPLLIDSHGREVVDPVWALYRYTIARGGPRPTLIEWDTDVPPFAELRAEAARAETILTPVEA; encoded by the coding sequence ATGCTCGATATGGCTCAAAACACGCGCCTCCCTCTGACCGCCGGTATCGGCTACAAAGCCCAGCACTACGCCGATCTGATCGCAGATCCCGGCCCGGTGACCTGGCTCGAAATTCACGCCGAAAACTATATGGGAGATGGCGGCCGCCCGCTGGCGCAACTGCGCGCCTTGGCCGAACGTTTCCCGATCTCGGTTCATGGCGTTGGCCTGTCGATTGGCGGCGAAGCCCCGCTCGATACGGATCACCTTGCGCGGCTGAAACATCTCTGCACCTGGCTCAACCCCGCGTCTTTCTCGGAACATCTGGCCTGGTCGACCCACGATATGGGCTTCCTGAACGACCTGCTGCCCCTGCCCTACACGCAGGCCACGCTCGCCCGCGTCGCCGCTCATATCAACCAGGTGCAAGACACGATCGGTCGGCAGATGCTGCTCGAAAACCCCTCCACCTATCTGGATTTTGACGAAACCGAGATGGAAGAGGTCGAGTTCCTGTCCGAGATCGCCAAACGCACCGGCTGCGGCCTGCTGCTTGATGTGAACAACGTCTTTGTCTCCGCCAATAACCAGGGCTGGGACGCGCATAGCTATATCGACGCCTTCCCGCTCAACCATGTGGGCGAAATCCATCTCGGCGGTCATGACGAAGATGAAGACGATCAAGGCCGCCCGCTCTTGATCGACAGCCATGGCCGCGAGGTGGTCGACCCGGTCTGGGCGCTCTATCGCTACACCATCGCCCGGGGCGGCCCCCGCCCGACGCTGATCGAATGGGATACCGACGTGCCGCCCTTTGCCGAACTGCGCGCCGAAGCGGCCCGGGCGGAGACCATTCTCACGCCAGTTGAGGCTTGA
- a CDS encoding BufA1 family periplasmic bufferin-type metallophore: MSTHVKSLALLGAAAAVLTAHGTAPAQAQAQEKCFGISLAGENDCAAGPGTTCAGTSTVDYQGNAWTFVPAGTCADVELPDGRMGETLASLEADGYEGLARDLPEGTDTSVLRSLDM; encoded by the coding sequence ATGTCGACCCACGTGAAATCCCTGGCGCTGCTCGGCGCCGCCGCTGCTGTTCTGACCGCTCACGGCACCGCACCGGCCCAAGCACAGGCCCAGGAAAAATGCTTCGGCATCAGCCTTGCTGGCGAAAACGACTGCGCCGCAGGCCCCGGCACCACCTGCGCCGGCACCTCGACCGTTGACTATCAGGGCAACGCCTGGACCTTCGTGCCCGCCGGCACCTGCGCCGACGTTGAGCTGCCAGATGGCCGCATGGGTGAGACCCTCGCCTCGCTCGAAGCCGATGGCTACGAAGGCCTGGCGCGCGACCTGCCCGAAGGCACCGACACCTCGGTTCTGCGCTCGCTCGACATGTAA